The following are encoded together in the Cicer arietinum cultivar CDC Frontier isolate Library 1 chromosome 2, Cicar.CDCFrontier_v2.0, whole genome shotgun sequence genome:
- the LOC101499456 gene encoding uncharacterized protein — protein MVTCDKPMGIRNLNNISRFVSIPHSSSTLLFSHFFSKTLFSFTLFHSQSSFLYSTGSSPTCFFKPPFDDNHIYLKKFSFQFLITPSRYFCSYPFSYYKGKPYATSKQVSEIIRLICEGVNDLDYRLNMMNVSLSMSSVIYIFDKLASERVSALLFFDWLNVSHTELCCDPEIGGLIVENCGLVGNFDAMVAILNEFNRKKMCLGRRAFRFLVVLRLDKDSSMECVRRVIDVLNKVGGVCRNSGVQLLIEIFCFSGSFDMAEFVIEEAGRKVNHYNFLLRMMCKRGDFERVCDLVKKMKRSGAEPNGSTYSLLVSCLFNIDNFVGTCQVIETMEKDDGLPDEFTFDTLIRLSCKHGQIDLALKFLDKMTLKGIEPCSLTHAAVIKFYFESGKYDAAYEYVADSAGKYSYSSNENYTLLASLHLKKGNVLLSQRILYEMMDKGLKPNYSVYTKVRKRLEKKNRKDLSLELSRRYLSLIEK, from the exons ATGGTTACCTGTGACAAACCTATGGGAATTCGAAACCTCAACAACATTTCCAGGTTTGTCTCAATTCCTCATTCTTCTTCCACccttttattttctcatttCTTCTCCAAAACCCTATTTTCGTTCACCCTTTTCCACTCACAAAGTTCCTTTCTTTATTCAACTGGGTCTTCCCCTACTTGCTTTTTCAAACCCCCTTTTGATGATAACCACATATACTTGAAGAAGTTTAGTTTTCAATTTCTTATTACTCCTTCAAGGTACTTTTGTTCTTACcctttttcttattataaaggtaaACCATATGCTACTTCAAAACAAGTTTCTGAAATCATTAGATTGATATGTGAGGGTGTTAATGATTTAGATTATAGGTTAAATATGATGAATGTGTCTTTGTCTATGTCGTCGGTTATTTATATTTTCGATAAGTTAGCAAGCGAAAGAGTTTCGGCATTGTTGTTCTTTGATTGGCTTAATGTTTCACATACTGAGCTTTGTTGTGATCCTGAGATAGGTGGGTTGATTGTGGAAAATTGTGGGTTGGTGGGTAATTTTGATGCAATGGTTGCAATTTTGAACGAGTTTAACCGAAAAAAGATGTGTTTGGGAAGAAGGGCATTTAGGTTTTTGGTTGTTTTGAGGTTGGATAAGGATTCTAGTATGGAATGTGTGAGGAGAGTTATTGATGTGCTTAATAAGGTTGGTGGGGTGTGTCGAAATTCAGGAGTTCAGTTGTTGATAGAGATATTTTGTTTTTCGGGTTCTTTTGATATGGCAGAGTTTGTGATAGAAGAAGCCGGGAGGAAGGTgaatcattataattttttgttgagGATGATGTGCAAGAGAGGGGATTTCGA AAGAGTGTGTGATTTGGTAAAGAAGATGAAGAGAAGTGGCGCAGAACCGAATGGAAGTACTTATAGTTTGTTGGTTAGTTGTCTATTCAATATCGATAACTTTGTTGGCACTTGCCAAGTTATCGAGACTATGGAAAAAGACGACGGTTTACCGGATGAGTTTACTTTCGATACTCTTATTAGGTTATCATGTAAACATGGACAAATTGATTTAGCTTTGAAGTTTCTTGATAAAATGACTTTGAAGGGTATTGAACCTTGTAGTTTAACTCATGCTGCAGTgataaagttttattttgaatCGGGAAAATACGATGCAGCGTACGAGTATGTGGCTGATTCTGCTGGTAAGTATAGCTATTCCAGCAATGAAAACTACACCTTACTTGCTTCTCTTCATTTAAAGAAAGGAAATGTtctactttctcaaaggattctTTATGAGATGATGGATAAGGGTCTTAAACCTAATTATTCAGTGTATACAAAGGTAAGAAAGCGTCTtgagaagaaaaatagaaaagattTGTCTTTGGAATTATCAAGAAGGTACTTGAGCTTGATTGAAAAATGA